A window of the Pueribacillus theae genome harbors these coding sequences:
- a CDS encoding DUF1646 family protein yields MIIGLTIILILVLLLPFTVKQVEHNLEAFLFVMGIAAAFISHVLDKSLWFKALEDPIHITIAVFVAGLLFKWLESPLEKGFLGISRIIPFRVFLALIVIVLGLISSVITAIIAALVLVAIVSVLPLDRESELRLVILACFSIGLGAALTPVGEPLATIAVSKLDADFFYLLRLIGPDVISAVVLFGILAAILIKPKDNGSGLKSEKVGESYGEIIVRALKVYLFVMGLTLLGAGFEPFIERYLLGLSPYILYWINMISAILDNATLAAAEISPAMDEPTLKAILLGLLISGGMLIPGNIPNIIAAGKLDIKSKEWARFGVPVGLIAMVVYFLVIVFIG; encoded by the coding sequence ATGATTATTGGATTAACGATTATTCTTATTTTAGTCTTACTTTTGCCGTTTACTGTCAAACAAGTCGAACATAATTTGGAAGCCTTTTTATTTGTAATGGGAATCGCTGCCGCCTTCATAAGTCATGTTCTCGATAAATCGTTATGGTTTAAAGCACTCGAAGACCCGATTCATATTACGATTGCTGTTTTTGTTGCCGGCCTTTTATTCAAGTGGCTGGAATCCCCATTGGAAAAAGGGTTTCTCGGTATTAGCCGAATCATTCCATTCCGTGTCTTTCTTGCCCTGATTGTCATCGTGTTGGGGCTGATTTCGAGTGTCATCACAGCGATCATTGCTGCGCTTGTGCTCGTGGCAATCGTTTCCGTATTGCCTTTAGATCGGGAATCCGAGCTTCGCCTCGTGATTCTTGCTTGTTTTTCAATTGGACTAGGAGCAGCTTTAACACCAGTCGGTGAACCGTTAGCGACGATCGCAGTCAGCAAATTGGATGCCGATTTCTTTTACTTGCTGCGCTTAATTGGGCCAGATGTTATCTCTGCTGTCGTTCTCTTCGGAATTTTAGCGGCTATTCTTATCAAGCCGAAGGATAATGGTAGTGGATTAAAAAGCGAAAAAGTTGGGGAATCCTACGGAGAAATCATCGTTCGCGCTTTGAAAGTATACCTTTTTGTTATGGGATTAACGCTTCTCGGCGCCGGTTTTGAACCATTTATTGAACGGTATTTACTCGGTTTAAGCCCATATATTTTGTACTGGATCAATATGATTTCAGCTATTCTCGACAATGCAACACTTGCAGCGGCTGAAATTAGCCCGGCGATGGACGAGCCCACGCTGAAAGCCATTTTACTTGGGCTTCTCATAAGCGGCGGAATGCTTATTCCTGGTAATATCCCTAACATTATTGCAGCGGGCAAACTGGACATTAAAAGTAAAGAATGGGCCCGCTTCGGTGTCCCTGTTGGTCTTATCGCAATGGTTGTTTACTTCTTAGTCATTGTCTTCATTGGATAG
- the purU gene encoding formyltetrahydrofolate deformylase, protein MTPYIKERIEAFKKASQNRGRLLIDCPDQPGIVAAVSEFLYKQGANIIESSQYSTNPEGGRFFIRFVFECPNLKEKANEIEAEFQPIAKRFSMDFKFTYVFEVKKMAIFVSKELHCLLELLWEWQSGDLMTDIALVVSNHEDARQIVEPLGIPYYHVPANKDIRAEAEAKQMKLLEEFDIDVIVLARYMQILTPNFVAAHPNRIINIHHSFLPAFVGAKPYERAYDRGVKLIGATSHYVTNDLDEGPIIEQDIERVNHRNDVEDLKKIGRSIERSVLARAVKWHLEDRILVHRNKTIVF, encoded by the coding sequence ATGACGCCATATATCAAAGAAAGAATCGAAGCATTTAAAAAAGCAAGCCAAAATAGAGGGCGCTTATTGATTGACTGCCCTGATCAGCCTGGGATCGTTGCGGCAGTATCTGAATTTTTATATAAGCAAGGCGCCAATATTATCGAATCAAGCCAATATTCGACAAATCCGGAAGGCGGGCGTTTCTTCATCCGTTTTGTTTTTGAATGCCCAAACTTAAAGGAAAAAGCCAATGAAATCGAAGCCGAGTTCCAGCCAATTGCGAAGCGCTTTTCAATGGACTTTAAATTTACATACGTCTTTGAAGTGAAGAAAATGGCGATTTTCGTTTCAAAAGAATTGCACTGCCTGCTTGAACTGTTATGGGAATGGCAAAGCGGAGATTTAATGACAGATATTGCACTTGTAGTGAGCAATCATGAAGATGCTCGGCAAATTGTCGAACCGCTTGGCATTCCGTATTACCATGTTCCTGCGAATAAAGATATCCGCGCCGAAGCGGAAGCGAAGCAAATGAAGCTGCTTGAAGAATTTGACATCGATGTCATCGTACTCGCCCGATATATGCAAATTCTTACACCGAATTTCGTTGCGGCCCATCCAAACCGGATCATTAATATTCACCATTCGTTTTTGCCTGCCTTTGTTGGCGCCAAGCCGTATGAACGCGCTTATGACAGAGGTGTGAAATTAATAGGTGCCACGTCGCATTATGTAACGAATGACCTTGATGAGGGGCCGATTATTGAGCAAGATATCGAGCGTGTAAACCATCGAAACGACGTCGAAGATTTAAAGAAAATCGGCCGTTCGATCGAACGCAGCGTGTTGGCTCGCGCGGTGAAATGGCATTTGGAAGACCGCATCCTTGTCCACCGGAATAAAACAATTGTGTTTTAA
- a CDS encoding HAAS signaling domain-containing protein, with protein sequence MTKEDFLKSLGRELELQKVPEHDRKEMLYDFEEHFEIALANGEKEEDISRNLGNPKTIAKELLVDYRISKAETDRSVKNITYAVIATLSVSFFNIVFVLGPVVGIFGAYIGLCASAIILTLSPLLWVISLLLGSPNILGFFVAVAFCGLGILLGIGMYYAGKFLYKWILNYIKFNVQMIKGVH encoded by the coding sequence ATGACTAAAGAAGATTTTCTGAAAAGTTTAGGGCGGGAGTTGGAGTTACAGAAGGTTCCTGAACATGACCGCAAAGAAATGCTCTATGACTTTGAAGAACATTTTGAAATCGCTTTGGCAAATGGGGAAAAAGAAGAAGACATTTCACGCAATTTGGGAAATCCAAAAACGATCGCAAAAGAGCTGCTTGTCGACTATCGCATTTCAAAAGCGGAAACCGATCGCTCTGTAAAAAATATTACCTACGCGGTCATCGCGACACTTAGCGTTAGTTTTTTCAATATCGTTTTCGTTCTTGGGCCAGTCGTCGGCATTTTCGGGGCTTATATCGGATTATGTGCAAGTGCGATCATATTAACCCTTTCTCCGTTGTTATGGGTCATATCGCTTTTATTAGGTTCTCCCAACATCTTAGGGTTCTTTGTCGCTGTAGCTTTTTGTGGATTAGGAATTTTACTGGGGATCGGTATGTATTACGCTGGAAAGTTTCTATACAAGTGGATTTTAAATTATATCAAATTTAATGTACAAATGATTAAAGGAGTCCATTAA
- a CDS encoding PadR family transcriptional regulator → MNVQFKKGVLELCVLVLISNKDQYGYELAQSISKRINVAEGTIYPLLRRLTKEGYFTTYLAESSEGPSRKYYSLTNKGRAYMNQLINEWNEFSKSVNELIEEVIGND, encoded by the coding sequence ATGAACGTTCAATTTAAAAAAGGTGTGCTTGAACTGTGTGTACTCGTTCTTATTTCTAATAAAGACCAATACGGCTATGAACTTGCGCAAAGCATTTCAAAACGCATCAATGTAGCAGAAGGGACGATTTACCCGCTGCTTCGCCGTTTGACAAAAGAAGGGTATTTCACGACGTACCTCGCTGAATCTTCAGAAGGCCCTTCAAGAAAGTACTACTCATTAACAAATAAAGGCAGAGCCTATATGAATCAATTAATCAATGAATGGAACGAATTCAGCAAGAGTGTGAATGAATTGATCGAGGAGGTTATCGGCAATGACTAA
- a CDS encoding DUF4097 family beta strand repeat-containing protein, with product MKKLVMIGIALVVIGGLGMFITGTTSFSVGPKAQIDEEKQMNADNITNLDIKVDVGKVRIKESKGDKIDVHFHGKTAKHAKKKFDVKSESGTLNVTALIGKNETFNIPYLNIGFDYNKDYPTLDIHVPKKTFEKIAIKADVGEIHLGDIDVKALNAANEVGQIVVEKFNGDSARLSSSVGMVKVKSAVGKIDVRTETGTIEVTMEKMTENLNATSEVGEVKVMLKEVPTDLKLDLASEVGRAKVKGLTGFDNLSGGNIKSSIGENGPTLKVRTEVGAISVRH from the coding sequence ATGAAAAAATTGGTGATGATCGGAATCGCGCTCGTTGTGATAGGCGGCCTAGGTATGTTCATAACTGGAACGACGAGCTTTTCTGTTGGTCCAAAAGCGCAAATTGACGAAGAGAAGCAGATGAACGCAGATAACATTACGAATCTAGATATTAAAGTCGACGTTGGAAAGGTTAGAATCAAAGAAAGTAAAGGTGATAAAATTGATGTCCATTTTCATGGCAAGACAGCAAAACATGCAAAAAAGAAATTTGACGTAAAGAGCGAATCAGGCACTCTGAATGTAACAGCTTTAATCGGTAAAAATGAGACATTTAACATCCCATATCTAAACATTGGTTTCGATTATAACAAAGATTATCCAACGCTCGATATACACGTTCCTAAAAAAACATTTGAAAAAATCGCAATAAAAGCAGATGTTGGCGAAATTCATCTCGGCGATATTGACGTGAAAGCGTTAAACGCTGCAAATGAGGTTGGGCAAATTGTTGTTGAAAAATTTAATGGCGATTCCGCGAGATTATCTTCATCCGTTGGCATGGTAAAAGTTAAAAGTGCCGTAGGGAAAATAGACGTTCGTACGGAAACGGGCACGATTGAAGTGACGATGGAAAAAATGACAGAAAATCTAAATGCAACATCAGAGGTCGGTGAAGTGAAAGTTATGTTGAAGGAAGTGCCAACAGATTTAAAACTTGATCTTGCAAGTGAAGTCGGCCGGGCCAAAGTAAAAGGGTTGACAGGGTTTGACAATCTTTCTGGCGGGAACATTAAGTCAAGCATAGGTGAAAATGGCCCGACTTTAAAAGTAAGGACAGAGGTTGGTGCGATTAGTGTTAGGCATTAA